The Mercurialis annua linkage group LG7, ddMerAnnu1.2, whole genome shotgun sequence genome includes the window TCTTCCAAGAATCGGTCCGGGTTGAACTCGAATGGATTTTTCCATACTGACGGGTCATGAGTTATGGCCCACATGTTGACCATTGCGGTTGTGCCAGCGGGAATGAAGATTTTGTCGACGTGGACATCTTGGATCGCTAGGCGGGCCCATGAAAGGAGGGGGCCAGGAGGGTGCATTCTTAGTACTTCTTTGACTATAGCTTGGAGGTAAGGGAGGTTAGGGATGTCGGAATCTTGAACGTGGCGATTCCGGCCAGTACACGTGTCGATTTCTTGTTGAGCTTTTTCTTGGATGTCTTGGTGCATAACTATTCTAGCCATGATCCATTCCAGTAGTATGGCAATTGTGTCTGTCCCTCGGAATATCATTTCCTGTAGTTACACAAGACAAATTGcataaacaaaacataaaataatccACTAGATCTTTTAATCTAATCATTTTAGAGTATATCTTAATATATTCGCTCTGGAATTCAAATCTCATCCtataatattcaaaaaattgaaaataaaatctaattgttttctttttctttcaacaCCATTTTGTATTATGTCTAATTACTCCAtatttactaataattttttatttatttatattgtgaAATATATAAGTTGTGTCAATGATAAAACATGTACTCCAGAAATTAATTGACTACTTGAACGCTTTAATAGATTAGACCAAATTGACTAAATGATATATCATGAAAGAAGATTCTTAAAAAAAAGGGAACATATACAATCATTTGCTTAAGGGCTTCAATcaattcataaataaaatatgaatgagtcaaatgaaaattaaattaattatttaaggaaaaaataataaagggtaattacaaaacaaatagtGAACATCATTTTGTTTTATACTTTTAgcatgaattttaattaaaatacgaATTATTATCCAAAATAACGAGCAATTTTCTGACAAAAATTATTGATGTTTATTCAAAAATTGATCgacattttaaatgtaaaaataattataatctgtagtttaaattattaaaattgaaatttatattaaaattattaaacatttaaaaattcatgatttattttattataaatttaaacaataattataaatgttttgtatAGTAAAACACAAGGAAAAAGACCATCTTACCCATAAAACAGAGACCATATCAGCTTCAGCAAGCTGCTCATGTTGAGACAAAGATAGCAAAGCACTAAGAAAGTCATTTCCATCACTAAACTCACCATTCccctttctctctctaacaATTTCTCCCACTAAACCATTAACCTTACAAGccaatttaaaacattttcttttcaccccataaaaatccaaaaatttaaaaccaaaataatcttccaaattaaatttactaattaattcATAACCTTCTTTAACCATTAAACTTAACTCCTCTTCATCTCCCTTCCTTAAATTATTACCAAACACACTCTCTAACACATTACTTAAAGACCCTTTTTGTAATATTtctctcaagaaaacaatatttGAATTCTTCACTTGTTCAACCATTTCATCAGCTAAACGACGTCGTATTGGCTCTAGGGAACAAATTCTCCGGGGAGAAAACATGTGAGTTGTAGCTATTTTACGTAGGTTTCTCCAGTAATCACCCGACGGAGCAAAGCCGATGGCGCGTTCGAACATTAATAACCGAGCTGATTCTTTAATCGGACGATCAGAAAACGACCGGCCGGATAGGATTTCTTTAGCTGTATCAGGGTGGCTGCTTATAATTACACGATTTGCGCCTAAACTGAACGCCATAAGTTTTCTTGCATGTAATGAATTAGCCATAGCGGCCAATTTACGGTGAGCGAGTGAGCCCATTTCGGGTAATGTACCGAGAACTGGCCAGCCGGTTGGACCGGCGAGTTTTTGTTTGGGGTTATGGTAATTTCTCCATGCAAAGCCACCGGGGACTAGCCAGTAGTTTAGAGATACGGCGAATAAAGTGAAAAATAAGGAGAAGAAACAGAGAGTGAGAGGCAAGTTAGTTATACGACATGTCGTTGCTAGAGAAAGTAgtagaaatgagaggtaaattaGCATGGAAGATTTTGAAATCTGCATGATTTTTTACGGGAGGAAAATATGAAAGTGAAGTGTGGTAAGGTTGCATGTGGCTTGGTTTGTATTTATAGTAGTAGAAATGCGTGGGGTTTTACATaattaaggcttaattccttaaaaaaaccccaccttgcaatttttcttcgtttataccttgaccttgtaaaaacatcatttgtacccaattttggatttttatgtttcatccctaaccaaaagcattaaattgtactattttcatttggaaaagagtttaaaacatacttttgtctattttaaaatatacaaataaatccttaaacttaaaaaataatcaaatacatccgaataattaattaatttttttaattttataaaataaaaaaaataaaaaaatttattattatttttaatttatttgtcggaaatattttttaaaaaaattaaaaaaaagtaaaagaaaatcggaaatattttttaaatttttttttaaaaaatattattatttttaattttttgaagaagatggtatttttgtattattaataacattaatatctaaatagtatataagttaaaaatgaaggattgttttaaactttttttcaaatgaaaaaagtacaatttaatgcttttgggtagaaatgaaacataaaaactcaaaattgggtacaaatggtgtttttacaaggtcagggtataaacgaaaaaaaatgcaaggtgggagTGTTTTAAAGAATTAGGCCTATAATTAACTTGATAActaatcttaattaattaatggcTAAGCATAATCATACAAATTAGTGAGTATTGTGTAAGCTAAGCACACACATACACAAGCATATTATCTAATTGTCTTACATTAACACACCGGAGTATTCTGCTAAGGTTGTGCCTTTAATTTTTTACACAAGCGCTAAAAAAATTCCACTCTCAATGATAAAAGAATTTATCAAGATATTTAgactttttgaaaaataaattagtcgttcaatttcataataaaatacaaaaaaaaaaaattgattctaATTTATGTTTGGCAAAATGAATTGATATATAAATATgctgaaattgataaatatattgaataatttatttttttacaatttaggCCAACAATTATGTTATTTTAGTCAGTTATAtccaacaaataaataaaaaaatgtaattataattaataaaattaagatacaatttaatattttaaattatatttattataaattaatccaTATTTTAGAAAACTTGTAAAACTTtctataataacaaaaaaaaattcattaacaaACAAAGTTTTCATAATGTTAGATagataattttgtaaatttttgttatttttttttaataattatagactaatttaaaataaaaaatatgttaacaaattaaaatataatttctatcattaaaattatttattatttaaatataactgacacaaattataaaattactgaACTACACTGTTGACTtcttatattcaatatatattttacaaattcactataattttagatatataaattcatttagGCTGAATTAAGAGGACATAATAGACATCAACCAATcaccaattattttttattgtctttttaaatatttcatatggacgttttttttccttctatttttcatttcttttttgtCCTCGCCTTCATTTGTGGTTCCTTTTTTTTCCCGCCCTTGTTGGTAATAAGAAACATATTAGCATATCGTAATATTCGGATGTTTATTGTTTGGTAGGTTGTGCATGGGTCGGTTCAATTTGGAATCGGCCGGACCGACCAATTGAACTATATAAAAATTTTAAGTCGAATCAGACCAAactatatatttgaattttactaAACGAACCAAAAATTTCTTTTTGGTTCGATtgaaaaatcgtttttttttacttttttcttttaaaactaatttatatattaattaattagtgtataatatattttcataCATATTTATTAGTATATTTATATGTTGCATGAAATTCATTAACTtatgtatcaattatttttttaattttatttattcggTTGTTTGGTTTTCAAATCGCCCAAATCTAATCAAAAACTACGCACCAAATTTTCATCTAATTTCAAACTGAACCAGACTATATTCACCAAATAATCAACCCAAACAATGAATTTTGGTTCAGTTCAATTTTTTAGTCTGATTTGGTTTTTGCTCAACCCTACTGTTTGGAGAGATTATGGCATGAAACGGCAGTAGAACCAGTAACTAACGGCCACAGTCCATATGGATACGGGTgcaaaaatcaaactgaaccgaaaaatccgaaattataattatgatttatagtttggtttgatttttaattatgatcATCTAGCGGACATTAGTGGCGAAGACCGGATTGGGTACACTTCTCATGAGTATCCCCCTCATAGTCTTCTGCAGTGGATTCAACATGATTTAGCTAGTACTTCCTATGATAGGAATGTTAGGATGATGAATTAATCAGGCTTTAGCCTCTTCtcttgtaccaaaaaaaaaaatataaaaagttattgTTCGGTTTTCAGTTTAATTTGGAcattttaaaaatggaaaaaaccAGAAAactaaacaataataaaatatatatttcgtATCACTATATATCATTTGTACATTTTGATCTTTATTCCTTAATTATAGTGGACACATaagttaataatttaatacaatatataaatacactagtaaatatatttaaaaatgattaaatattcattttttaacagttaaattatttgttagataaaaattaaaaatatttttaaccgAACCGGATTTTTCAGTATGATTTGCTGTAATCTGAATTTAAGTCAGTTTCGGCCGGTTGCAAATATAACCGAACCAACTGACGCACAGTCCTATATATGGCTGACAGAACAAGGAATACATACATCAAAATAGAATAAtaacctaaaaaaattattgtcaaTTTATACACAGAAAAAGCTGCAATAGACCATATCATATCTCTAACACAAAGAACTAAGTTAGCTAGTTCTATCtgtgaaaagaaataaaaagaaaatatatgtaCAAAAGTTTCGGAGACCAAATAATTAGACAACAGCTGAAACAATGACCGTAAAATAGACGTCCTTTTTACAATTATTGTACTGCCTGCCTGCTCCCACAAAGAAAATGCTTATGGCAGGCATGTGAGTGATGATGACACCATCGGTTAGGGTTTGAGATTGACTTTTTTTGAGTTCACATCTTAATCGTTGAATTCGAGagataatttacaatttttaattacacaactgatttttcttttttatataatgATCAAGCATTgagatttaaaatgtttcatatttaacttcaatttttctatatactttaattaaattagttttagtATTATTCTAGCTAAATGAATTGCGCATATTCTTATTCACATATAACGTGAGGGATGATATAGAAATAATCTATACAAGGTGCTACTCATCTTTTCTCTCTACCACAATAATAACATTACAGCATTTAAATTTTACAACtgattcaaaaacaaaaaattctaTTATTATATAAGAAAAGTTTACAAGAAAggcaaaaataaacaaaaaagaagAATATGTACATTACCCACCTAAACAATTCGTCCCATCTTAAAAATAcctttgtctttttttttgtatCACTAAAAAAAATCACTGTCATTGTACCTTTTAacatatttttctctttttatccttttttttatcttaatagttaaatatattttatacgaCAATTAGTAATATGTATAATTCTAAGTTGATGTGAATGagcaaaaaaattaatgataaacaAATCATagatccaaataaaaaaaaacaattatatcaaaataaaaaatattactccATCCCTATCAATTATTGCATTGGAAATAGTGTCACCATAATTCCAAAACACAATTAATAaaggcaaaataaaaaaaaagccaTGTCACAATATGTGtgtaaattaataaaaggacttctagataaaaagtataaatttaaaaaagactcatgttatatttttaagaaataCTCTCCAACAGTATAGCTgagtactatttttattttttttactcaatACAaccatatactccctccgtcccattctaattgaacatattttctattttgagtgtctcattctaattgacaatAACTATTTATAGAGTACTTTTCACACTACCTTTCTCTTTTTACCAtcttcaattaatgcatttagaaagcatatttttaaaaagttgtgtatgcatttaatgtaatatgaggatataaaagtattgttattaaaatttcttaaataatgtgcaattgaaattttctcaattagaatgAGACGGAGGGAATAGCATATTAGCTATTGATGTTTTTATAGAAGAATCTTTCCCTAACAAATAGAAAGTTTTCATTGACATGTGTGCCTATCATTATCAGTTGCTTGCTTTCCAAATCATGATGATAGTACCATatctttactaatcatgtacCGCCTGATATCTGAAGTCACTGTCCAGATTAATTCGGACTGAACCTGATAGAACCCGTTAAGGCTATAAAGCTCTTTTTTTGTAAGTTGCTCCATATTCAGGGCTCGAAACTAAGAACTCTTGCCACTCCATCCCAACCGTGTTTGTAGGGTATATCTATTTTAGATTTAACATGAACAAGCAGCAAAAAATGTAGGTTAATATCTATTACAGTCATGCTTCTGTTCTGTCCCAGCAAAACTAGCACAAACATGAAAATGATAGCTTCTGCGGTCTGAAGTGTACAGGCTTGAATAAGGAAATCTTATCTGATATAATTCAAAAGTCAAGAGTTGAAATGCTTATTCTTATCCATGTGAACTGAAAAATAGGCTAAATTAAGTTGGTTATTTCCATCTTCTGAATAACAGTTAGTAGATAAGATTTTATACTTTTAGGCTAATAATAGAAGGTTTAGCTAAATACTCAATTTTCTGACGGGGATCACTAAGAGCACAATTGCAAAATCCCTTCCAGTTATGCTAGAATAAAAACATGTAAAGCAATGttttaaaaaagtcaaaatgGACCAACCGGTTAAGCTTGTCTGGATGAAAAATTGACATAATATCTCGGGTCTTAAACCAAGGAAAAACTATGTTttctactaaaaaaattaaaacatcttTCTTACAAATCAATCAGACCAGCCAAAACGAACCAATCCGATTGGTCAAACTGCGAACCATGGGCAGAGTCCAATTCGGCCACCAGTTCCGCTTCTGAAACACTGATGTAAAGAGATCCAATTGCTAAGCGCATTCGGACAGTCGGTCCACACAACCATCCAATATAGAATCTTACTCCAATTCATTATGTTACTGGGTCAAAATTTACATATTAGACGTCCCTGAATTTGTGAATCAGGATGAATTAACTCACAGTTTACCACTTTTATCAATTAGGGACAATATTCTCTAATTTTAAGTCGATTAACCCCCCCAAATTAGGTCATCATGGTCTGTGAACGCGTTCATTTTACagaatttagagttaattgACCTAGAGAGTAACAGTTCCAATTGTTAAATATGAATTAATTGACCTGACACACAAGTTTAGGGACCGCAATGAACCTTTACTCATACTACATCTATAGACTAAGTAagattttaatgttttcattagAGCTGTATTCACATGGAAAGAAACTACCGAGTCAAAAACTATTAGATTAATGTaacatcaacttatcataaGTAATTTCATCCCTGGTAAGGTCCTCAACCGTCTGACAGCAAAATCAACCCTCATTATCTAATCTTTCTTAAACTAACATAATTTGCTGACTGAGAAATTTCCactgataaatttttattccCTTGGTACCAATCAACATCCAATAGTTAGAATGCAATCTTTTTCCCCACAAAAGCAACCAACGTTATTGGGGGAGTCTCCAACTAATTATGTACCAATTAATTTGAGTATATAATCcactcaagaaaaaaaaatgttgatcAAGAGATACGTGGCTGCTCCCTCACTACAAAGTCTAGCATTCTTTTGTTCTaagatataaaataaatcaactTTATTAAAAGTGTACCTTGATCAAATATAGAAACAACCCCACTAGGTAGTTTACTGCTTTTGCAGAAGCTGCTGGATGGGAAAATATAGAGATTCTAATTGGCActgaaacaaaaacaacaatatGACagacaatatatatagaaaatcgACCAACGAAAATCAACGAAACAGGATGGAATTACCAACTGCATAAAGGCGAGTCGCTTTTGCAGCTGGTTGAATCTCTGGAGTCTTGAAACATCCCTACTAAAATAATCAAAGTGGGATTCTTTGTTAATATCATTTAATATTGCAAATTGCAATGCTACaccaacaaataaaaatgaatatgttgtgctttaaaaaaaaattctcacaGATTTACTTTGCAAAGATTTGTTTCCTCTAGTAGAAAGACGTCGCGTGTGGATTTGTCAGCTTTATCCAGCACTCCATTCCAATAAGAGAAAGTGGTGGACCTGAGGTAGAAAAAGATAACATCCTTGAATTTGACCTCCACtgcttttcaaaaaataaaataaaaaatacaacacaATAATACATCTTTACAAAACCTTCATCACCATGTTACCAGCTTAGGCTATTAAAGAAGTTAGAGATTGCTAGAATAATTCTGCTGCGGCCTATAAACTCCAATAGCAGTTACAGTGAGCCATCTTATATACAACAGCCACACATCACAAATTATAGTAACAGACAGCAACACAAAAATGTGATAAACTAAAAAGAACTAACCAACATACAAAAATGACCAAAtatttcaaatctgaaacttGTATCTCgtataacaaaatcaaatattCAACCAAACATACAGTCAAATGGATACAGCTACCTCATTGCTGTAAGTATGAGGATTGCTAAAACGAATGTGTTTGAGCGAAATTTATGAGGTACCAACAAATGTCTTTTAATTTACCAAATGCTAGatgagaaattaaaaaataagagaGAGTTACCTGCTAAAACTGGAATCCACTGGAATCTCTAATGAGTGTCATTAACAGCAGATATGGATCTGAACCGAGCTTCAAATTTACAGACACCTTATTGTTAAAAGTTGGAATTTCCACTTTTGGTGAAGAATTT containing:
- the LOC126654823 gene encoding cytochrome P450 78A5-like, which encodes MQISKSSMLIYLSFLLLSLATTCRITNLPLTLCFFSLFFTLFAVSLNYWLVPGGFAWRNYHNPKQKLAGPTGWPVLGTLPEMGSLAHRKLAAMANSLHARKLMAFSLGANRVIISSHPDTAKEILSGRSFSDRPIKESARLLMFERAIGFAPSGDYWRNLRKIATTHMFSPRRICSLEPIRRRLADEMVEQVKNSNIVFLREILQKGSLSNVLESVFGNNLRKGDEEELSLMVKEGYELISKFNLEDYFGFKFLDFYGVKRKCFKLACKVNGLVGEIVRERKGNGEFSDGNDFLSALLSLSQHEQLAEADMVSVLWEMIFRGTDTIAILLEWIMARIVMHQDIQEKAQQEIDTCTGRNRHVQDSDIPNLPYLQAIVKEVLRMHPPGPLLSWARLAIQDVHVDKIFIPAGTTAMVNMWAITHDPSVWKNPFEFNPDRFLEEDVAIMGSDLRLAPFGSGRRVCPGKALGLATVHLWLGRLLQEYKWLPGKPVDLSECLRLSLEMKQPLACYAVAR